One window of Dehalobacterium formicoaceticum genomic DNA carries:
- a CDS encoding glycyl-radical enzyme activating protein: protein MTQQDASSEVKGLIYNIQRYSTEDGPGLRTTVFFKGCPLRCLWCSNPESISHKPQMMFFPQTCVQCYACLEACPKGANKKMEDGSVVVDRTICQNCGACIDVCPANARQMSGKWMTADEVFEVIKKDSVYYTNSDGGVTFSGGECTAQADFLIELIDKCYNMGFHTCVDTCGFASWEVLEKVLSKVDMVLFDIKHMDPEKHKEITGVDNQLILENAGKIKNMGIEMHIRFPMIPGYNDDEKNLKALGRFMKLWGLDKIDILPYHRMGSNKYEALGQRYFLGDLPSLERENVKKAVNILESYDLEVDVV from the coding sequence ATGACCCAACAAGATGCGTCTTCAGAAGTCAAAGGACTTATTTATAATATCCAAAGATATTCCACGGAAGACGGACCCGGACTACGCACCACTGTTTTTTTTAAAGGCTGCCCCCTCAGATGCCTTTGGTGCAGCAACCCGGAGTCCATCTCTCATAAACCCCAAATGATGTTTTTCCCCCAAACATGTGTCCAGTGTTACGCTTGTCTGGAGGCATGTCCCAAGGGTGCTAATAAAAAGATGGAAGACGGTTCTGTAGTTGTTGACCGGACAATTTGTCAAAATTGCGGCGCCTGCATCGATGTTTGCCCGGCTAATGCCAGACAGATGTCAGGTAAATGGATGACAGCGGACGAAGTTTTCGAGGTCATCAAAAAAGATTCTGTTTATTATACCAATTCCGATGGGGGGGTAACCTTCAGCGGCGGGGAGTGTACTGCCCAGGCGGATTTTCTGATCGAGCTGATCGACAAGTGTTACAATATGGGATTTCATACCTGTGTTGATACCTGTGGCTTTGCCTCTTGGGAAGTATTGGAGAAGGTTTTATCAAAGGTGGATATGGTGCTCTTTGATATCAAACACATGGATCCCGAGAAGCACAAAGAAATCACCGGCGTTGACAATCAGCTGATCTTGGAAAATGCCGGTAAAATTAAAAATATGGGTATTGAGATGCATATCAGGTTCCCGATGATTCCCGGGTACAATGATGATGAAAAAAACCTGAAAGCTTTGGGTCGTTTTATGAAATTATGGGGCCTGGACAAGATCGACATTCTGCCTTATCACCGCATGGGGTCCAATAAATATGAGGCATTGGGCCAAAGATATTTTCTGGGAGACTTACCTTCCCTGGAGAGAGAGAATGTAAAAAAAGCCGTTAATATCCTGGAGTCCTATGATTTGGAAGTTGATGTAGTTTAA
- a CDS encoding vitamin B12 dependent-methionine synthase activation domain-containing protein produces the protein METLVKNAVCEIDRAYLFNHIHLKETASYAKKVDKLIEEALAIGKPQIAYKLAYVDEKGDDYVVIDGIKFTSKILPINLADSNRVAAFVVTSGTELEEWSKAFDDAFGKLVADGIKEEILRSATLKLFPDISEEFDFGKTAMMNPGSLPEWPLEEQKPLFKLLGDVKGLIGVELSESCLMEPIKSESGFYFPTESNYANCQLCLHEKCPDRKAPFDKDLYENKYQLSK, from the coding sequence GTGGAAACATTGGTAAAAAATGCAGTCTGTGAAATTGACCGTGCCTACCTGTTTAATCATATACATCTGAAAGAGACTGCTTCCTATGCCAAAAAGGTTGATAAATTAATTGAAGAGGCCCTGGCGATCGGAAAACCCCAAATTGCCTATAAGCTGGCCTATGTGGACGAAAAGGGTGATGATTATGTCGTTATTGACGGCATTAAATTTACCAGTAAAATTCTGCCGATTAATTTGGCCGACAGCAATAGGGTGGCAGCTTTTGTAGTGACCAGCGGCACGGAGCTGGAAGAATGGTCCAAAGCTTTTGACGATGCCTTTGGTAAGCTGGTGGCTGATGGCATCAAAGAAGAAATACTGCGCAGCGCAACCCTCAAACTTTTCCCTGACATCTCAGAAGAATTTGATTTCGGCAAAACAGCAATGATGAACCCCGGATCTTTGCCGGAATGGCCTTTGGAAGAGCAAAAACCCTTATTTAAATTGCTGGGAGATGTGAAAGGTTTAATTGGTGTAGAGTTATCGGAGAGCTGTTTAATGGAACCCATCAAATCAGAATCCGGTTTTTATTTTCCCACGGAATCCAATTATGCCAACTGTCAGCTCTGTCTCCATGAAAAGTGTCCCGACAGAAAAGCACCCTTTGACAAAGATCTTTATGAGAACAAATATCAGCTTTCAAAATAA
- a CDS encoding uroporphyrinogen decarboxylase family protein has protein sequence MNGRDRVWQAISGQGADRPPKGEMFIAPGMMKLFQQKDLPSLLQYLNADLVTFEMWQPEIPWNSWRQEGYFTMGLYQGPLTMLIKQTDFTQMCYLVVREPKEAAKTMKAIIQDTRGQIDRALKEGCEGVLLADDLAGTDGLMVSPRFLQEYYFPLLADLIAEYGKDQVPFLFHSDGQVLDLVPMLKNTGFRGIQCLQPSCGIGPHNFDFKEYDDWVFWGNFEYEDGPDIKSLERVKEEIPLLLKKWQHHPRYIFGSSGGLYEDLSPEIIKAAYDLVR, from the coding sequence TTGAATGGTCGGGATAGAGTATGGCAGGCAATATCGGGTCAAGGGGCGGATCGCCCGCCCAAGGGAGAGATGTTTATTGCACCGGGGATGATGAAATTATTTCAGCAAAAGGATTTACCTTCTCTTTTGCAGTATCTTAATGCTGATTTAGTGACCTTTGAAATGTGGCAGCCGGAAATTCCCTGGAATTCCTGGCGTCAGGAAGGCTACTTTACCATGGGCCTTTATCAGGGGCCGCTTACGATGTTAATTAAACAAACTGATTTTACTCAGATGTGTTATCTGGTTGTGCGGGAGCCGAAGGAAGCAGCCAAAACCATGAAAGCCATCATTCAGGATACGAGGGGTCAAATTGACCGTGCCCTGAAGGAAGGCTGCGAAGGGGTTTTATTGGCGGATGACCTGGCGGGAACTGATGGTTTAATGGTTTCACCTCGGTTCTTGCAGGAATATTATTTTCCTCTGCTAGCAGATTTGATTGCTGAATACGGGAAGGATCAAGTCCCTTTCCTTTTTCATTCGGACGGCCAGGTTCTGGATCTGGTGCCTATGCTGAAAAATACCGGGTTTCGGGGCATCCAGTGTCTCCAGCCTTCTTGCGGCATTGGTCCGCATAATTTTGATTTTAAGGAATACGACGATTGGGTTTTTTGGGGTAATTTTGAATACGAAGACGGTCCGGACATTAAGTCTCTGGAACGGGTTAAAGAGGAAATTCCTCTGTTATTAAAAAAATGGCAGCATCATCCCCGGTATATCTTTGGGTCTTCCGGCGGACTGTATGAGGATTTATCACCTGAAATCATTAAAGCGGCCTATGATCTGGTGCGTTAA
- the priA gene encoding primosomal protein N', which produces MPVKPQFAEVIVNKAVQAVDRIFHYQIPDRLAAQIEVGSIVIVPFGRQKLEGIVVGFVAEPEVAQVKEIDELVFPFPLLSKALIDLAYWMADYYLCPKVSALQSMLPGGLKFLPTGLKGKNTEFAFLVQPSGGLGQEGKPPGRIGPKQQQILAYLGEHPGSPVTQMLAATGASRSSLKSLLEKGLVEVTREEVYRDPYGQRKLPKADQHQLTEEQINVLKSIETEYALNNRPILLHGVTGSGKTEIYLRLIERMLTDGKESIILVPEISLTPQLVSVFKSRLGEKVAVLHSGLSWGERRDAWVNIARGVVKVVVGARSAVFAPCFHLGLIVMDEEHEQSYKQDNVPRFHAREVALERCRLQKASFLMGSATPSVETYYWALEGRYRLITLKYRIYQRPMPTVKIVDMRQELKEGNRSIFSRLLQEKLRERFSRGEQSLLFLNRRGYHTFVSCRTCGMVLKCAHCNISLTSHGGNRRLSCHYCGYSIPVPKTCPQCGSLAIRHFGTGTERVAEEVKKLLPEARVARADGDTTARKGAYDEIYFGVKSGAVDVLVGTQMIAKGLDFPLVTLVGVISADMALHLPEMRAGERAFQLITQVSGRAGRGALPGEVVLQTYNPEDPTLLAAARQDYSTYYQGEIERRRISGYPPFGSVIRILFSGEDYGHLQRDALIIARFVQAELNEESEILGPAPAPLEKIKDRFRIQMMIKTRNLAETRLDLVRGLDLARGEGYPHKNILVAVDVEPLNMM; this is translated from the coding sequence TTGCCGGTTAAACCCCAGTTTGCGGAAGTCATTGTGAATAAAGCAGTCCAGGCAGTTGACCGGATATTTCATTACCAAATACCGGATAGATTAGCAGCTCAAATCGAGGTTGGTTCCATCGTGATAGTTCCTTTTGGCAGACAGAAACTGGAAGGAATTGTCGTGGGCTTTGTTGCGGAACCGGAGGTGGCCCAGGTCAAGGAAATTGATGAACTGGTATTTCCCTTCCCCCTTTTAAGCAAAGCATTAATTGATCTGGCTTATTGGATGGCGGATTATTATCTTTGCCCCAAGGTTTCGGCTCTGCAGTCGATGCTGCCGGGAGGCTTAAAATTTCTCCCCACCGGGCTCAAAGGGAAGAATACTGAATTTGCTTTTTTGGTGCAACCATCCGGTGGCCTGGGGCAAGAAGGCAAACCTCCGGGGAGAATCGGACCAAAACAGCAGCAGATTTTGGCATACCTGGGGGAACATCCCGGCAGCCCTGTCACTCAGATGCTTGCTGCAACCGGTGCTTCCCGTTCCTCTCTTAAATCCCTTCTGGAAAAAGGGCTGGTTGAGGTGACGCGGGAGGAGGTCTATCGGGATCCTTACGGCCAAAGAAAATTACCTAAGGCCGATCAGCATCAGCTTACAGAGGAACAAATTAATGTATTGAAATCCATCGAAACTGAATATGCATTAAATAACCGACCAATACTGTTGCATGGGGTCACGGGCAGCGGTAAAACAGAAATCTATCTGCGTTTGATTGAGCGGATGCTCACGGATGGGAAAGAATCAATTATTTTGGTGCCGGAAATTTCTCTGACCCCCCAGCTGGTATCGGTTTTTAAGTCCCGCTTAGGTGAAAAAGTGGCGGTCTTACACAGCGGTTTGAGCTGGGGTGAACGGAGGGATGCCTGGGTCAATATTGCCCGAGGTGTGGTCAAGGTGGTGGTGGGCGCCCGGTCCGCGGTTTTTGCTCCCTGTTTTCATTTAGGGTTAATTGTGATGGATGAAGAACATGAGCAAAGCTATAAGCAGGATAATGTGCCCCGCTTTCATGCCCGGGAGGTGGCCCTGGAAAGATGCCGTCTGCAAAAGGCCTCTTTTCTTATGGGCAGTGCCACACCCAGTGTGGAAACCTATTATTGGGCATTAGAGGGCAGATACCGTTTAATCACTTTAAAGTACAGGATTTATCAAAGGCCAATGCCCACGGTAAAAATTGTGGATATGAGGCAGGAATTAAAGGAAGGCAATCGTTCTATTTTCAGTCGCCTGCTGCAGGAAAAATTAAGAGAGCGTTTTTCCCGGGGCGAGCAATCCCTGCTCTTCTTAAATCGACGGGGTTATCACACCTTCGTTTCCTGCCGCACCTGCGGCATGGTGCTGAAATGCGCTCATTGCAATATTTCCCTCACTTCCCATGGGGGGAACCGCCGTTTAAGCTGCCATTATTGCGGTTATAGTATTCCTGTACCGAAGACCTGCCCTCAGTGCGGGTCCCTGGCCATCCGTCATTTTGGCACCGGTACGGAGCGAGTGGCGGAAGAGGTAAAAAAGCTTTTGCCTGAGGCCCGGGTGGCCCGGGCGGACGGGGACACCACTGCCCGGAAAGGCGCCTATGACGAAATTTATTTTGGTGTCAAAAGCGGGGCGGTTGATGTTTTGGTAGGAACTCAGATGATCGCCAAAGGTCTGGATTTTCCTTTAGTGACTCTGGTGGGAGTAATATCTGCCGATATGGCCTTGCATCTGCCGGAAATGCGGGCCGGAGAGCGGGCATTTCAGTTGATTACTCAGGTTTCCGGACGGGCGGGAAGAGGTGCTCTCCCGGGAGAAGTGGTGCTGCAAACCTATAACCCGGAGGATCCTACTTTGCTCGCTGCGGCCAGACAGGATTACAGCACCTATTATCAGGGAGAAATCGAGAGGAGAAGGATCTCAGGTTATCCCCCTTTTGGCTCTGTGATTCGGATTTTATTTTCCGGGGAAGATTACGGCCATCTGCAAAGAGATGCTCTGATCATCGCCCGTTTCGTACAGGCAGAGTTAAATGAAGAAAGTGAAATATTAGGACCGGCGCCGGCGCCTTTAGAGAAGATCAAGGATCGTTTCCGGATTCAAATGATGATCAAGACGAGGAATTTAGCCGAGACCAGGCTGGACCTGGTACGGGGATTAGATTTGGCACGGGGGGAAGGTTATCCCCATAAAAATATTCTGGTGGCGGTTGACGTTGAACCGCTGAATATGATGTAA
- the def gene encoding peptide deformylase yields MKTAVYEIVKIGDPLLREKAKKVPKVNANIEKLLDNMADTMRAADGVGLAAPQIGISKCVVVIDVGEGLIELINPEIIAQEGHELDAEGCLSVPDMQGKVMRALKVTVKGLDRRGQDVHITGEGLLARALQHEIDHLHGVLFVDRMVK; encoded by the coding sequence CTGAAAACGGCTGTTTATGAAATTGTTAAAATAGGTGATCCTCTTTTAAGAGAAAAGGCAAAAAAGGTACCCAAGGTTAATGCCAACATTGAAAAGCTTTTGGACAATATGGCGGATACCATGCGGGCGGCTGACGGCGTAGGCCTGGCGGCACCCCAAATTGGTATTTCCAAGTGTGTCGTGGTTATTGACGTGGGAGAGGGCTTGATCGAACTGATCAATCCGGAAATTATCGCCCAGGAGGGGCACGAATTGGATGCGGAAGGCTGCCTCAGTGTCCCTGATATGCAGGGCAAAGTGATGCGCGCCCTTAAGGTTACGGTCAAGGGGCTGGATCGAAGAGGGCAGGATGTCCATATCACAGGAGAGGGACTTCTGGCCCGAGCCCTGCAGCATGAAATCGATCATTTGCATGGTGTGCTTTTTGTTGATAGAATGGTAAAATAA
- the fmt gene encoding methionyl-tRNA formyltransferase translates to MRVIFMGSPDYALPSLNQLLSSPHQVVAVVTQPDRPKGRGQQMAFTPVKERALAKGIPVLQPQKINEGGFIAQLKDLAPDVLVVVAYGQLLNEALLTMPPKGCINVHASLLPKYRGAAPIHWSIIQGEDETGVTTMLMDRGMDTGAMLLKKKVPIEKQDTVGSLHDKLAETGGELLMETLALLDNDQIRPVPQSHEEASYASLLEREHEQIIWQKNAREVHNQVRGLNPWPGAYTLFGGKTIKIWETQVEDEGVQERPGLVLDIRNGQGILVACGRGSLWLRLLQPQGKRPMPGEDWARGVRLEKGSVLG, encoded by the coding sequence ATGCGCGTAATATTTATGGGCAGTCCCGATTATGCCCTGCCCAGTTTGAATCAGCTGCTGTCATCTCCTCATCAGGTGGTGGCAGTTGTGACCCAGCCGGACAGGCCCAAGGGCAGAGGGCAGCAAATGGCCTTTACTCCGGTAAAGGAACGGGCTTTAGCCAAAGGAATCCCGGTTTTGCAACCGCAAAAAATCAACGAGGGAGGTTTTATTGCTCAGCTTAAAGACCTTGCTCCCGATGTGTTGGTGGTGGTCGCTTACGGTCAGCTTTTAAATGAAGCATTGTTAACCATGCCTCCTAAGGGCTGTATTAATGTCCATGCCTCCCTTTTGCCCAAATATCGGGGCGCGGCGCCGATTCATTGGTCCATCATCCAAGGGGAGGATGAGACGGGTGTCACCACCATGCTCATGGATCGGGGTATGGATACCGGGGCGATGCTGCTCAAAAAAAAGGTACCTATCGAAAAGCAGGATACCGTGGGCAGTCTCCATGATAAATTAGCTGAGACAGGCGGGGAATTGCTCATGGAAACTCTGGCTTTACTGGACAATGATCAGATCAGGCCGGTTCCGCAAAGCCATGAGGAAGCTTCCTATGCTTCCCTTTTGGAGAGAGAGCATGAACAAATTATTTGGCAGAAAAATGCCCGGGAGGTGCACAATCAGGTGCGGGGTTTAAATCCCTGGCCGGGGGCTTACACCCTTTTTGGGGGCAAAACGATTAAAATTTGGGAAACCCAGGTGGAGGATGAAGGGGTTCAGGAACGTCCCGGACTGGTGCTTGATATCAGGAACGGTCAGGGTATTCTGGTGGCCTGTGGTCGTGGCAGCCTTTGGCTGCGTCTCCTTCAGCCTCAGGGGAAACGCCCCATGCCCGGTGAGGATTGGGCTCGCGGTGTGCGCCTCGAGAAGGGCAGTGTTTTAGGATGA
- a CDS encoding zinc metallopeptidase: protein MFFWDPTFILLIPGIILAGWAQLKVTSTFDKFNRVRSLNGITAAQAARQILNQQGLEAVGVEMVPGKLSDHYDPRDRTLRLSQEVYGSTSLAAIGVAAHEAGHAVQHDVNYAPMAIRSSLVPVAQFGSNAAWILLLIGLLMGIPSLARIGVYAFAAVVLFQLVTLPVEFNASSRALALLEGGGYLTREEIPQTKKVLDAAALTYVAAALMGILQLIRLIIISGMGRSDD, encoded by the coding sequence ATGTTTTTTTGGGATCCGACTTTTATTTTATTGATTCCCGGGATCATTCTTGCGGGCTGGGCCCAGTTAAAGGTCACATCAACCTTTGATAAGTTTAACCGGGTCAGATCATTAAACGGCATCACCGCCGCTCAGGCGGCCCGTCAAATATTAAATCAACAAGGCCTGGAAGCGGTTGGGGTGGAAATGGTTCCCGGGAAGTTATCTGATCATTACGACCCCAGGGATAGGACATTGCGTTTGTCACAGGAAGTTTACGGCAGTACTTCCCTGGCCGCCATTGGTGTTGCCGCCCACGAGGCGGGGCACGCCGTTCAGCATGATGTTAATTATGCGCCCATGGCCATTCGCTCTTCTTTGGTGCCTGTGGCCCAATTTGGCAGCAATGCAGCCTGGATTTTGCTCTTAATCGGGCTGTTAATGGGGATACCCAGCCTGGCTCGCATTGGTGTCTATGCCTTTGCCGCCGTGGTTTTATTCCAGCTGGTGACCTTGCCTGTGGAATTTAATGCCTCCAGCCGGGCCTTGGCTCTTTTGGAAGGGGGAGGTTATTTAACCAGGGAAGAGATTCCGCAAACGAAAAAAGTGCTGGATGCGGCTGCTCTGACCTATGTCGCCGCCGCCCTGATGGGCATTTTACAATTAATCCGTTTGATTATCATTTCCGGCATGGGGAGAAGTGATGACTAA
- the rsmB gene encoding 16S rRNA (cytosine(967)-C(5))-methyltransferase RsmB: MTKTEKTGPSPRETALLILYQVAEKGAFANLELNKVLNRGTYRGLDRSFITELVYGTIRMQGRIDYILGLFIKKPLNTLPLWILLILRLGVYQIMFLDKVPERAAVNESVKLAKKYGHAGTVKLVNGVLRNITRQKDQIVYPSLEQDPVNHIALLYSHPQWMVEGWLEQFGREETLELCAWNNTSPQVTLRTNTLKTTREGLLLRLKEEGVASRPGRFVPESIILEEVTAIASLPSYQEGLFQVQDEGSMLVAHVLQPSPGSRMLDLCAAPGGKTTHVAQLMKNQGEIKAFDLYPHKLSLIDESCKRLGITIVETAVQDGTQLPDSLTHWADYCLVDAPCSGLGVLRRRPDARWNKEKGDIGALAAIQKKLLSAAAKTVKPGGILVYSTCTITPEENEALVCWFLREHEDFALDPIDQILGFPLGDLGDHEKPSQGMLQLYPHRHGTDGLFMARMKKRHEVK; the protein is encoded by the coding sequence ATGACTAAAACCGAAAAAACAGGGCCGTCTCCCCGGGAGACTGCCCTCCTCATTCTTTACCAGGTGGCGGAAAAAGGTGCTTTTGCCAATCTGGAACTGAACAAGGTCCTGAACCGGGGCACTTACCGGGGGCTGGATCGTTCTTTTATTACCGAACTGGTCTACGGCACCATCCGGATGCAGGGACGGATCGATTATATTTTAGGTCTGTTTATTAAGAAACCCTTAAATACCCTGCCCCTGTGGATCCTATTGATTTTACGTTTGGGTGTTTATCAAATTATGTTTCTCGATAAGGTGCCGGAACGGGCTGCAGTTAATGAGTCTGTTAAGCTGGCGAAAAAGTACGGTCATGCCGGTACGGTGAAGCTTGTGAACGGGGTGCTGAGAAATATCACTCGTCAAAAAGATCAAATCGTATATCCTTCCCTGGAACAGGATCCGGTGAATCATATTGCTCTTCTCTATTCCCATCCCCAGTGGATGGTAGAGGGCTGGCTGGAGCAATTCGGCCGGGAGGAAACCCTGGAGCTATGTGCCTGGAATAATACCTCCCCCCAGGTGACCCTGCGCACCAACACCTTAAAAACGACCCGGGAAGGTCTCTTATTACGCTTGAAAGAGGAGGGGGTGGCAAGCCGCCCGGGGAGGTTTGTCCCGGAGAGCATCATCCTGGAAGAAGTGACCGCCATTGCCTCTTTACCATCTTATCAGGAAGGCTTATTTCAGGTGCAGGATGAGGGATCCATGCTGGTGGCCCATGTTTTACAGCCATCACCGGGCAGCCGCATGCTGGATCTCTGTGCCGCTCCGGGAGGGAAAACCACCCATGTTGCCCAGCTGATGAAAAACCAGGGGGAGATCAAGGCCTTTGATCTCTATCCCCATAAATTATCCTTAATCGACGAAAGCTGTAAGAGGCTGGGCATCACCATCGTGGAAACAGCGGTCCAGGATGGTACCCAATTACCGGATTCTCTCACCCACTGGGCGGATTATTGTTTGGTGGATGCCCCCTGTTCCGGCTTAGGGGTGCTAAGAAGACGGCCTGACGCCAGATGGAATAAGGAAAAGGGAGATATCGGCGCCTTGGCCGCCATCCAAAAAAAGCTGCTCTCTGCTGCCGCCAAGACCGTAAAACCCGGGGGGATTCTCGTTTATTCCACCTGCACCATTACCCCGGAAGAAAACGAAGCATTGGTGTGCTGGTTTTTAAGGGAGCATGAGGATTTTGCCCTGGATCCCATTGATCAGATTTTGGGTTTCCCTTTAGGAGATTTAGGAGATCATGAAAAGCCGTCCCAGGGAATGTTGCAGCTTTATCCCCATCGCCATGGCACCGACGGCTTGTTTATGGCCCGCATGAAAAAAAGGCACGAGGTTAAGTAA
- the rlmN gene encoding 23S rRNA (adenine(2503)-C(2))-methyltransferase RlmN: MLDLLGADLADLENLTNELNLPRFRAKQLFHWVHRQGVTAIGEMSNIPGKLQEILSEKAFITRPKLITTSKSKKGDTIKFLLKFSDGVMVETVLMTYERTASRDRNTVCVSTQAGCAMGCVFCATGMDRMERNLTAGEIMAQVWTAQRYCREYKLDQVTNVVYMGMGEPLANLPVVLKSIHLLNHPEGLGIGMRRMTISTCGLVPQIYQLADAALPVTLAVSLHAPDNEGRSSLMPINKKYPLEEVLKAADYYAEKTGRRVTYEYALFRGVNDSEEDGAKLCRLMHNRLANVNIIPSNEVPESGFQSPEPEVLAKFVQKLAACGVNAVVREEKGGDINAACGQLRRRIRGK, from the coding sequence ATGTTGGATTTATTAGGCGCAGATCTTGCCGATCTGGAAAACTTGACAAATGAATTAAATCTTCCCCGATTTCGAGCCAAACAGCTCTTTCATTGGGTTCATCGGCAGGGAGTCACGGCCATTGGTGAGATGAGTAATATTCCCGGGAAGCTTCAGGAAATACTAAGTGAAAAAGCTTTTATTACCCGGCCTAAGCTGATTACAACTTCCAAGTCAAAAAAGGGAGATACCATTAAATTTCTTTTAAAATTCTCCGACGGGGTGATGGTAGAAACCGTGCTTATGACCTATGAACGAACCGCAAGCCGGGACCGCAATACCGTTTGTGTCAGTACACAGGCGGGATGTGCCATGGGTTGTGTCTTTTGCGCCACGGGCATGGATCGGATGGAAAGAAATCTCACGGCAGGAGAAATTATGGCTCAGGTCTGGACGGCCCAAAGGTATTGCCGGGAATATAAACTGGACCAGGTGACTAATGTGGTGTATATGGGTATGGGTGAGCCTTTGGCCAACTTACCGGTGGTATTAAAGAGCATTCATCTTTTAAACCATCCGGAAGGATTGGGGATTGGGATGCGCCGGATGACTATTTCTACCTGCGGCCTGGTACCTCAGATTTATCAGTTAGCCGACGCAGCATTGCCCGTCACCCTGGCGGTGTCCCTGCATGCACCGGATAATGAAGGCCGGAGCTCCTTGATGCCTATTAATAAAAAATACCCCTTGGAGGAAGTTTTAAAAGCAGCGGATTATTATGCAGAAAAAACAGGCCGCCGGGTAACCTATGAATACGCACTTTTTCGCGGTGTCAATGACAGTGAGGAAGATGGAGCAAAACTATGCCGTTTAATGCACAATCGTTTGGCTAATGTCAATATTATTCCTTCCAATGAGGTGCCGGAGAGCGGTTTTCAATCGCCGGAACCGGAAGTTTTGGCCAAATTTGTACAAAAACTGGCTGCATGCGGGGTGAATGCTGTGGTCAGAGAAGAAAAAGGCGGGGATATCAATGCTGCCTGCGGACAATTAAGAAGAAGAATAAGAGGCAAATAA
- a CDS encoding Stp1/IreP family PP2C-type Ser/Thr phosphatase: MYAEVVSDVGLVRKNNEDSLWCDLEQQLFAVADGMGGSLAGEVASKMAIETVAQMVALPSNDPPGEILRHSFYQANNSIFQQSREHKEYSGMGTTMSALWIVDGKAYFCHVGDSRIYLIREGKIRLLTQDHSLVGELMRGGGLTEVEAMTHPQKNVLTRALGVNAHVEVDTMELDTYGGDYFILCTDGLSNLIRSEEMIALLTPGKRLRAAADELLKLALARGGSDNITAILIYRVSVS; encoded by the coding sequence ATGTACGCAGAAGTGGTATCGGATGTGGGTTTGGTACGAAAAAATAATGAGGATTCCCTGTGGTGTGATTTGGAACAGCAGCTTTTTGCTGTGGCAGATGGCATGGGCGGCAGTTTGGCAGGAGAGGTGGCCAGCAAGATGGCCATTGAAACTGTAGCCCAGATGGTTGCTCTTCCCTCCAATGATCCGCCCGGGGAGATTCTGCGTCATTCATTTTATCAGGCTAACAACAGTATTTTTCAGCAATCCCGTGAGCACAAGGAGTATTCCGGCATGGGCACCACTATGTCCGCCCTTTGGATTGTGGACGGGAAAGCTTATTTTTGTCATGTGGGGGACAGCCGGATTTATTTGATCAGAGAAGGAAAAATCCGTCTTCTGACCCAGGATCATTCCCTGGTGGGGGAATTGATGCGCGGGGGCGGACTTACGGAAGTAGAAGCCATGACCCATCCCCAAAAGAATGTGCTCACCCGCGCTTTGGGTGTTAATGCCCATGTGGAAGTGGACACCATGGAACTGGATACATATGGAGGAGATTATTTTATTCTGTGCACCGATGGATTGTCAAATCTCATCCGTTCTGAAGAAATGATTGCTCTTTTGACCCCGGGAAAAAGGTTGAGAGCAGCTGCTGATGAACTGCTTAAGCTGGCATTGGCACGGGGCGGTTCTGATAATATTACCGCCATTTTGATTTATCGCGTGAGCGTTTCTTAA